From the Vibrio metoecus genome, one window contains:
- the trxA gene encoding thioredoxin TrxA, producing the protein MSDKILQLTDDGFENDVIKAAGPVLVDFWAEWCGPCKMIAPILDEVADEYAGKLTIGKLNIDHNAGTPPKFGIRGIPTLLLFKDGSVVATKVGALSKTQLKEFLDANL; encoded by the coding sequence ATGAGTGACAAAATTTTGCAGCTGACCGATGACGGTTTCGAGAACGATGTAATCAAAGCTGCAGGCCCGGTTCTGGTTGACTTTTGGGCGGAATGGTGTGGTCCTTGTAAGATGATCGCGCCGATCCTAGATGAAGTGGCTGACGAATACGCAGGCAAACTCACTATCGGCAAACTGAATATTGACCATAACGCAGGAACACCACCTAAGTTTGGTATCCGCGGTATCCCAACGCTGCTTCTGTTTAAAGACGGCAGTGTGGTAGCGACCAAAGTCGGTGCGCTATCAAAAACTCAACTGAAAGAGTTCCTTGACGCGAACCTGTAA
- a CDS encoding 3-phenylpropionate MFS transporter encodes MFTPTPYGWISQYFIGFFFAYGVYLPFWSLWFEDQGVSATDIGVLIGIGFATRCVANLVLTPRLHRVEQLMPALRWLSFAALLFVGFHFFTGGSFWLMALATILFNLCCGPVVPISDAMANYYAKLKMLDYGRTRLWGSIAFIVGSTVVGFLVAKWGSSMILYTALVGVAVSWLFSLRQITPMPVTEHEAHAVRPKLTELLTEWPVVKFLLLVALIQGSHAAYYSFGSIYWKQAGHSEDIIGYLWSLGVVSEVLVFAFSKRWFAGWSLRTLFLVASLGVIARWGLTASTTTILALVAIQLLHGVTFAMAHIAAIQYIQHAPQNKMVALQALYNAIPLGAVIATITTLSGWGYEHWGAAVFWAMAAMGGLALLIRVDLPPSTVQDGNALKAEPEAQN; translated from the coding sequence ATGTTTACCCCCACTCCCTATGGTTGGATTTCACAATATTTCATCGGTTTTTTCTTTGCTTACGGCGTTTATTTGCCATTTTGGTCACTCTGGTTTGAAGACCAAGGCGTTTCTGCGACCGATATTGGTGTATTGATAGGGATTGGTTTTGCAACGCGCTGTGTCGCGAATCTCGTGCTCACGCCACGTTTGCACCGAGTTGAGCAGCTAATGCCTGCGTTGCGTTGGCTCAGTTTTGCGGCGCTGTTGTTTGTCGGCTTCCACTTTTTTACCGGCGGCAGTTTTTGGTTAATGGCGTTAGCGACAATTCTGTTTAACCTCTGCTGTGGTCCTGTAGTGCCGATTTCTGATGCCATGGCCAACTACTACGCCAAGCTCAAAATGCTCGACTACGGACGTACGCGTTTGTGGGGCTCGATTGCCTTTATTGTAGGTTCTACTGTAGTGGGTTTCTTGGTCGCGAAGTGGGGCAGTTCGATGATTCTGTACACCGCACTGGTTGGAGTCGCGGTCTCTTGGCTGTTCAGTCTGCGCCAAATTACACCTATGCCAGTGACAGAGCACGAGGCTCATGCAGTGCGCCCGAAGTTGACGGAGCTTCTTACCGAGTGGCCTGTGGTGAAATTTCTGCTGCTGGTGGCCTTAATCCAAGGCAGTCATGCGGCCTATTACAGTTTCGGCTCGATTTATTGGAAACAAGCGGGTCACTCAGAAGACATCATCGGCTATTTGTGGAGCTTGGGTGTGGTGTCAGAAGTGCTGGTGTTTGCCTTTAGCAAACGCTGGTTCGCGGGCTGGAGCTTGCGCACGCTATTCTTAGTGGCGTCGTTGGGTGTCATTGCACGTTGGGGTTTAACTGCCTCCACGACTACCATTCTGGCCTTAGTGGCGATCCAGCTGCTGCATGGTGTGACCTTTGCGATGGCGCACATCGCGGCGATTCAGTACATCCAGCATGCGCCACAAAATAAAATGGTGGCACTGCAAGCTCTGTATAACGCAATTCCACTCGGCGCCGTGATTGCAACAATCACCACGTTAAGTGGCTGGGGGTATGAGCATTGGGGGGCCGCTGTATTTTGGGCGATGGCCGCGATGGGCGGATTGGCGTTATTGATTCGCGTTGATCTGCCACCTTCAACGGTACAAGATGGCAATGCGCTGAAAGCGGAGCCTGAAGCACAGAATTAA
- the rhlB gene encoding ATP-dependent RNA helicase RhlB, translating to MKKTHITEHKFADFGLQPQVIDGLEKKGFVYCTPIQALALPVLLTGQDIAGQAQTGTGKTLAFLTATFNHLLTTPAAEGRTDTQPRAIIMAPTRELAIQIYNDAEPLLASTGLKAALAYGGESYDKQLAKLQSGVDILIGTTGRIIDFYKQRVFSLNYIQAVVLDEADRMFDLGFIKDIRFLFRRMPEPKDRLNMLFSATLSYRVQELAFEHMNNPEHVVVEPEQKTGHRIQEELFYPSNEHKMALLQTLIEEEWPDRAIIFANTKHRCEQIWAHLAADNHRVGLLTGDVPQKKRERILEQFTQGDVDILVATDVAARGLHIPQVTHVFNYDLPDDCEDYVHRIGRTGRAGASGHSISFACEEYAINLPAIESYIEHAIPTSDYDPSALLTDLPAPLSLRSSPQQRRTNTAGSRNNGGNRKPQQRRPRAPRPKKDA from the coding sequence ATGAAAAAGACGCATATCACAGAGCATAAGTTCGCCGACTTTGGTTTACAACCACAAGTTATTGATGGACTGGAAAAAAAGGGATTCGTTTACTGTACCCCTATCCAAGCATTGGCGTTGCCGGTACTGCTCACCGGCCAAGACATCGCAGGCCAGGCCCAAACAGGGACTGGTAAAACGCTCGCGTTTCTTACTGCTACCTTCAACCATTTATTGACGACCCCTGCTGCGGAAGGCCGAACGGATACTCAGCCACGCGCCATTATTATGGCTCCGACTCGCGAACTGGCGATTCAGATCTATAACGATGCCGAGCCTTTGTTGGCCTCGACCGGTCTGAAAGCGGCTTTAGCTTACGGTGGCGAAAGCTATGATAAACAGCTCGCAAAACTGCAAAGTGGCGTGGATATTCTGATCGGTACCACCGGACGAATTATCGATTTCTATAAGCAGCGCGTGTTCAGCCTTAACTATATCCAAGCTGTGGTACTGGACGAAGCGGATCGTATGTTCGATCTCGGCTTTATTAAAGACATTCGCTTTTTGTTCCGCCGTATGCCTGAGCCAAAAGATCGTCTCAACATGCTGTTCTCTGCCACCCTCTCTTACCGCGTGCAAGAGCTGGCTTTTGAACACATGAACAATCCTGAACATGTGGTGGTAGAGCCTGAGCAAAAAACGGGGCATCGCATTCAGGAAGAGCTGTTCTACCCATCGAACGAACACAAGATGGCGCTGCTACAGACTCTGATCGAAGAAGAGTGGCCAGATCGCGCAATCATTTTTGCTAACACTAAGCACCGCTGTGAACAGATTTGGGCTCACTTAGCGGCCGATAACCACCGTGTTGGCCTACTGACCGGTGATGTACCGCAGAAAAAACGTGAGCGTATTTTAGAGCAGTTCACGCAAGGTGATGTGGACATTCTGGTTGCGACCGACGTTGCAGCGCGCGGCTTGCATATTCCTCAAGTGACTCACGTATTTAACTACGACTTACCTGACGATTGTGAAGACTATGTACACCGTATTGGTCGTACCGGCCGTGCTGGCGCAAGTGGCCATTCAATTAGCTTTGCGTGTGAAGAGTACGCAATTAACTTACCGGCAATCGAAAGCTATATTGAGCATGCGATTCCAACCTCGGACTACGATCCTTCGGCTCTGCTCACCGATCTGCCAGCACCTTTGAGCCTACGTTCATCGCCACAACAGCGTCGTACCAATACTGCAGGTTCTCGCAACAACGGGGGCAATCGTAAACCGCAACAGCGCCGCCCACGTGCACCGCGCCCGAAAAAGGATGCCTGA
- the rho gene encoding transcription termination factor Rho: MNLTELKNTPVSDLVKLGESLGLENLARLRKQDIIFAILKAHAKSGEDIFGDGVLEILQDGFGFLRSADSSYLAGPDDIYVSPSQIRRFNLRTGDSIAGKIRPPKEGERYFALLKVNTVNDDRPDNARNKILFENLTPLHANERMVMERGNGSTEDITARVLDLAAPIGKGQRGLIVAPPKAGKTMLLQNIAQSIASNHPECVLMVLLIDERPEEVTEMQRLVKGEVVASTFDEPASRHVQVAEMVIEKAKRLVEHKKDVVILLDSITRLARAYNTVVPASGKVLTGGVDANALHRPKRFFGAARNVEEGGSLTIIATALVDTGSKMDEVIYEEFKGTGNMELHLNRKIAEKRVFPAIDFNRSGTRREELLTKTDELQKMWILRKIVHPMGETDAMEFLIDKLAMTKTNDEFFDAMRRQ; this comes from the coding sequence ATGAATCTAACAGAACTGAAGAACACCCCTGTGTCTGATCTGGTTAAGCTTGGCGAAAGTCTAGGCCTTGAAAACCTGGCACGCCTACGCAAACAAGACATTATTTTCGCAATCCTTAAAGCACACGCAAAAAGTGGTGAAGACATTTTTGGCGATGGGGTTCTGGAAATTCTTCAAGACGGTTTTGGTTTCTTACGTAGTGCAGACAGTTCATACCTTGCTGGCCCTGACGACATCTATGTGTCACCTAGCCAAATTCGTCGCTTTAACCTACGTACAGGCGACTCAATTGCCGGGAAAATTCGTCCGCCAAAAGAGGGTGAGCGTTACTTTGCCTTGCTTAAAGTGAACACTGTAAACGATGACCGCCCAGACAACGCCCGCAACAAAATCCTTTTCGAGAACTTAACGCCTCTGCATGCCAACGAACGTATGGTGATGGAACGTGGTAATGGTTCTACAGAAGATATTACCGCGCGCGTTCTTGATCTGGCTGCACCAATTGGTAAAGGTCAACGTGGTCTGATTGTTGCTCCGCCAAAAGCGGGTAAAACCATGTTGCTGCAAAATATCGCACAGAGCATTGCCAGCAATCACCCTGAGTGTGTGCTGATGGTTCTGCTGATTGATGAGCGTCCAGAAGAAGTAACTGAAATGCAGCGCCTAGTAAAAGGTGAAGTGGTCGCTTCAACCTTTGATGAGCCAGCATCGCGCCACGTACAAGTGGCAGAAATGGTCATTGAAAAAGCCAAGCGTCTGGTTGAGCACAAAAAAGATGTGGTAATCCTGCTTGACTCGATTACTCGTCTGGCTCGTGCGTACAACACTGTGGTTCCTGCCTCTGGTAAAGTACTGACTGGTGGTGTGGATGCGAACGCCTTGCATCGTCCTAAGCGTTTCTTCGGTGCAGCACGTAATGTGGAAGAGGGCGGTAGCTTGACCATTATCGCTACTGCGCTGGTTGATACCGGTTCTAAGATGGATGAAGTGATTTACGAAGAGTTCAAAGGTACAGGTAACATGGAACTGCACTTGAACCGTAAGATTGCTGAAAAACGTGTTTTCCCAGCTATCGACTTCAACCGTTCAGGTACGCGTCGTGAAGAGTTACTGACTAAGACCGATGAGCTACAAAAGATGTGGATTCTACGCAAGATCGTTCACCCAATGGGCGAAACCGATGCGATGGAATTCCTAATTGATAAGTTAGCCATGACCAAAACCAACGATGAGTTCTTTGACGCGATGCGTCGTCAGTAA
- the ubiD gene encoding 4-hydroxy-3-polyprenylbenzoate decarboxylase, whose protein sequence is MNFKDLRDFLDYLEQRGELKRITHPIDPHYEMTEISDRTLRAKGPALLFENPLGYDFPVLTNLFGTPERVAMGMGRQQVQELRDVGQWLAYLKEPEPPRGLKELIEKLPVFKQVLNMPVKRLRRAPCQDIVWQGDEVDLDKIPVMSCWPDDVAPLLTWGLTITRGPHKKRQNLGIYRQQKIARNKVIMRWLAHRGGALDLRDWMEKHPGEPFPVSVAFGADPATILGAVTPVPDTLSEYAFAGLLRGSRTEVVKSISNDLEVPASAEIVLEGYIDPNEFADEGPYGDHTGYYNEVERHHVFTVTHVTMRNKPIYHSTYTGRPPDEPAVLGVALNEVFVPILQKQFPEIADFYLPPEGCSYRMAIVTLKKQYPGHAKRVMLGVWSFLRQFMYTKFVIVCDEQVNARDWPQVIASMVNHMSPQRDTLFIEHTPIDSLDFASPVVGLGSKIGLDATVKWPAELALSNSDQSDKTTELSLEELKARLSDEADVLDVALPEAANGKLVLLLINKQEAGQAQQLLQRVVDKLNGDSPLKFVILCDDDVNIHDWNDVIWAMTTRMDPARDSLRIVDQDLICFDATNKLPDEVKREWGTPIRKDPKLVAKIDLLWDELGIV, encoded by the coding sequence ATGAATTTTAAGGACTTACGGGATTTTCTTGACTATCTAGAGCAACGTGGGGAGCTAAAACGTATTACCCATCCAATTGATCCGCATTATGAAATGACTGAGATCAGTGACCGGACGTTACGTGCTAAAGGCCCTGCGTTGTTGTTTGAAAATCCGCTAGGTTACGACTTTCCAGTGCTAACCAATTTGTTTGGCACGCCAGAACGCGTTGCGATGGGAATGGGTCGGCAACAGGTTCAAGAGCTGCGCGATGTCGGTCAGTGGTTGGCTTATCTTAAAGAGCCAGAGCCACCTCGTGGTTTAAAAGAGCTGATTGAAAAGCTGCCTGTTTTTAAACAAGTGCTCAATATGCCCGTCAAACGCTTACGCCGTGCTCCTTGCCAAGACATTGTCTGGCAGGGTGATGAGGTCGATCTTGATAAAATCCCTGTGATGAGCTGCTGGCCGGATGATGTTGCACCACTTTTAACTTGGGGTTTAACCATTACGCGTGGCCCACATAAAAAGCGCCAAAACCTTGGGATCTATCGTCAGCAAAAAATCGCCCGTAATAAAGTCATCATGCGTTGGTTAGCCCATCGCGGAGGGGCATTAGACTTGCGGGATTGGATGGAAAAACATCCCGGAGAGCCTTTTCCTGTCAGTGTGGCGTTTGGTGCCGATCCGGCGACCATTCTCGGTGCAGTAACGCCCGTCCCAGATACCTTATCTGAATACGCGTTTGCTGGATTGTTGCGTGGCAGTCGTACTGAAGTGGTCAAGTCGATCAGTAACGATCTGGAAGTTCCCGCGAGTGCTGAAATCGTGCTCGAAGGCTATATCGATCCTAACGAATTTGCAGATGAAGGCCCTTATGGCGATCACACGGGTTATTACAACGAGGTAGAGCGCCATCATGTGTTCACTGTCACTCACGTGACCATGCGTAATAAGCCGATTTATCACAGTACCTATACAGGGCGTCCGCCCGATGAACCCGCCGTGCTTGGTGTGGCGCTTAACGAAGTCTTTGTACCTATCTTGCAAAAGCAGTTTCCTGAAATTGCCGATTTTTATCTGCCGCCAGAAGGCTGTTCGTATCGCATGGCGATAGTGACACTCAAGAAGCAGTATCCGGGACACGCTAAGCGGGTGATGCTGGGGGTGTGGTCATTCCTACGTCAGTTTATGTACACCAAGTTTGTGATTGTGTGTGATGAACAAGTGAATGCGCGCGATTGGCCACAAGTGATTGCCTCTATGGTCAATCACATGTCACCGCAGCGCGATACTCTATTTATTGAACATACGCCGATTGATTCGCTGGATTTTGCTTCACCAGTGGTGGGTTTAGGCTCAAAAATCGGTTTGGATGCCACCGTCAAATGGCCTGCAGAGCTAGCGCTTTCTAATTCTGACCAGAGTGACAAGACAACGGAACTTTCACTGGAAGAGCTAAAAGCACGCTTGAGTGATGAAGCGGATGTGTTGGATGTCGCATTGCCGGAGGCGGCGAATGGTAAGTTGGTGCTTCTACTTATTAATAAGCAGGAAGCTGGGCAGGCACAACAACTGTTACAGCGTGTAGTCGATAAACTCAATGGCGACTCGCCGCTTAAGTTTGTGATCTTATGCGATGATGATGTGAATATTCATGATTGGAATGATGTGATCTGGGCGATGACCACACGCATGGATCCGGCACGGGACAGTTTAAGGATCGTTGACCAAGATTTGATCTGCTTTGATGCAACCAATAAACTGCCCGACGAAGTCAAACGTGAATGGGGTACTCCGATCCGTAAAGATCCTAAGCTAGTCGCGAAAATCGATTTATTATGGGATGAGTTAGGCATTGTATGA
- a CDS encoding hybrid sensor histidine kinase/response regulator, whose translation MQGWLVIPVSLAYLGVLFLIAWYGDRQTRWLANWRPWIYSLSIAVYCTSWTFYGTVGQASVNPWSFLPIYIAPILMFVFGWRVLARLILIAKREHITSLADFIAARYGKSQGLAVAVTVIAVLGILPYIALQLRGITMGLNIVAPDLMSEYGYQESHVSWFVVLALALFTMLFGTRHIDNTEHHRGMMMAIAFESIVKLVAFLCVGVFIAYLAWRTDGLELSEIASRTYQAPNWPTLLIHTLLTMIAIVCLPRQFHTMVVENERPQDLHTARWLFPVYLLLMSVFVLPIAWTGQGLLPSTSPDTFVISLPASAGAHDMALLAFLGGTSAASGMVIVSTIALAIMVSNDLVMPLLLRRIRLSQRTHRHFSGLLVVIRRTLILLLLFGAWGFYLVLDSIPSLSAIGFLSFSAITQFAPAIFGGMYWREGNRKGVYVGLAVGFALWLITLMSATDMLAGDASNNVLLWVITPPDWLVALGLKSADWGMLLSVTLNTLCYIGISLVTRASLSERLQAAAFVGTPLPENENMSLYQSRVTVGELEMLASRFVGRSRVRNAFAQYWSQQRETLLPNQQASSTLIRHTERVLAGVFGASSAKLVLTSALQGRKMQLEEVATIVDEASELYDFSRGLLQGAIEHIGQGIAVVDKQLRLVAWNQRYLELFEFPAGLIQVGRPIADVIRHNAQQGLCGPGDPEDHVQRRVYHLEQGTSHTSSRVRADGRVIEVQGNPMPGGGFVMSFTDITVFREAEQNLKIANETLEERVLQRTLELEKLNKQLVTATQRSERESQSKSRFLAAVSHDLMQPLNAARLFASSLSEVAKEAEVQKLAHHIESALGAAEDLISDLLDISRLESGKIDLHPHSFAIMDVLSNLNAEFSALAAKQDVQFSLVPSSLWVHSDPKLLRRVIQNFLTNAFRYNPKGKVTLGVRRVAGQVRIDVWDNGIGIEEDKQQEIFEEFNRGSQVRSDQGLGLGLAISKGIAHVLGHQISMRSWPGLGSVFSLTLERAEPNQQPVSLVTPVADTKTELQHLRVLCVDNESDILIGMRDLLERWGCEVKTATDIHGSLKALEPQWIPDVILSDYRLDNGRTGLEVLQQCRLRLGDCFTGVIISADRSPDILEGIESNGFRFMAKPIKPLKLRALLNGIS comes from the coding sequence ATGCAAGGTTGGTTGGTGATTCCCGTTTCGCTCGCGTATCTCGGCGTGCTGTTTTTGATTGCTTGGTATGGTGACAGGCAAACTCGTTGGCTCGCCAATTGGCGGCCATGGATCTATAGCTTGTCGATTGCAGTTTACTGTACTTCTTGGACGTTCTACGGCACGGTTGGGCAAGCGAGTGTTAATCCTTGGTCGTTCCTGCCGATTTATATCGCCCCTATATTAATGTTTGTGTTTGGTTGGCGGGTTTTGGCGCGGCTGATTTTGATCGCTAAACGTGAACACATTACCTCACTCGCCGACTTTATTGCCGCTCGTTATGGCAAATCACAAGGGTTAGCCGTGGCGGTGACGGTGATCGCCGTGCTCGGCATTTTGCCTTACATCGCGCTGCAACTGCGCGGTATTACCATGGGCTTGAACATCGTCGCGCCTGATTTAATGAGTGAATACGGCTACCAAGAGTCTCATGTGTCTTGGTTTGTGGTGCTGGCGCTAGCGTTATTTACCATGTTGTTTGGTACGCGGCATATTGACAATACCGAGCACCATCGCGGGATGATGATGGCGATCGCTTTTGAGTCGATCGTCAAATTAGTGGCCTTTCTCTGCGTTGGGGTGTTTATCGCGTATTTGGCTTGGCGCACTGATGGATTAGAGCTTTCCGAGATCGCCTCTCGTACCTACCAAGCCCCCAACTGGCCGACCTTATTGATCCATACGTTGCTGACCATGATTGCCATCGTCTGCCTACCGCGTCAATTTCATACCATGGTGGTGGAAAATGAACGGCCGCAAGATCTACATACCGCCCGTTGGTTATTCCCAGTTTATCTGCTGTTAATGAGTGTGTTTGTATTGCCGATTGCTTGGACAGGTCAAGGTTTGCTGCCAAGCACCTCACCCGATACGTTTGTGATCAGTTTGCCCGCTTCTGCTGGGGCGCATGATATGGCTCTACTGGCTTTCTTGGGTGGCACGTCGGCCGCTTCCGGTATGGTGATTGTTTCGACCATAGCACTGGCGATCATGGTGTCCAATGATCTGGTGATGCCTTTGCTATTACGGCGTATACGCTTGTCGCAGCGCACTCATCGTCATTTCTCTGGATTATTGGTGGTGATACGCCGCACGTTAATCCTACTTTTGCTGTTTGGTGCATGGGGCTTTTATCTGGTACTCGACAGCATTCCTTCTTTATCGGCGATCGGTTTTCTGTCGTTTTCCGCCATTACCCAGTTTGCGCCCGCCATTTTCGGTGGCATGTATTGGCGAGAGGGGAATCGTAAAGGGGTGTATGTCGGTTTGGCCGTCGGGTTTGCTTTATGGCTGATTACCCTGATGAGTGCGACCGATATGCTGGCGGGCGATGCCAGCAACAACGTTTTGCTGTGGGTGATCACTCCTCCAGATTGGTTAGTGGCACTGGGTTTGAAGAGTGCGGATTGGGGAATGCTCCTGAGCGTGACTCTGAACACCTTGTGTTATATCGGCATCTCTTTAGTGACTCGCGCCAGTTTGAGTGAGCGTTTGCAAGCCGCGGCGTTTGTGGGTACTCCGCTGCCAGAAAACGAAAACATGAGCCTTTACCAAAGCCGAGTTACGGTCGGTGAATTGGAAATGTTGGCTTCACGTTTTGTCGGACGTTCTCGGGTGCGTAATGCGTTTGCCCAGTATTGGAGCCAGCAGCGCGAAACACTATTGCCCAATCAGCAAGCCTCTTCCACCTTAATTCGCCATACCGAGCGGGTGCTGGCAGGGGTGTTTGGTGCCTCTTCGGCCAAGTTGGTGCTGACCTCGGCGTTGCAAGGGCGCAAGATGCAGCTTGAAGAAGTGGCAACCATCGTTGATGAAGCCTCTGAATTGTACGATTTCAGCCGGGGCTTATTGCAAGGGGCGATTGAACACATTGGTCAAGGGATTGCCGTGGTCGATAAACAATTACGCTTGGTAGCGTGGAATCAGCGCTATCTGGAGTTATTTGAGTTTCCTGCGGGATTAATTCAGGTTGGACGCCCAATTGCCGATGTGATTCGCCACAATGCTCAGCAAGGTTTGTGTGGTCCGGGCGATCCGGAAGATCATGTGCAGCGGCGTGTTTATCACTTGGAGCAAGGAACAAGCCACACCTCTTCGCGAGTGCGTGCCGATGGGCGGGTGATTGAAGTGCAGGGCAACCCGATGCCAGGTGGCGGGTTTGTAATGAGCTTTACCGACATCACCGTGTTTAGAGAAGCGGAACAAAATCTCAAGATCGCCAATGAGACGCTGGAAGAGCGAGTGTTGCAGCGTACATTAGAGCTGGAAAAACTCAACAAACAGTTGGTAACGGCAACCCAGCGCTCAGAGCGTGAATCGCAATCCAAATCGCGCTTTTTGGCCGCTGTCAGCCACGATCTGATGCAGCCATTGAATGCGGCGCGCCTCTTCGCCTCTTCGCTGTCGGAAGTGGCCAAAGAAGCGGAGGTACAAAAGCTGGCTCATCACATCGAGAGTGCACTTGGTGCGGCAGAAGATTTGATCAGCGACCTACTGGATATTTCACGTTTGGAGTCAGGCAAAATCGATCTGCATCCACACAGTTTTGCGATTATGGATGTACTGTCGAATCTCAATGCCGAGTTTAGTGCGCTTGCGGCTAAACAAGACGTGCAATTTAGCCTAGTGCCTTCATCACTTTGGGTACATTCAGATCCCAAATTGCTGCGCCGAGTGATCCAAAATTTCCTGACCAACGCATTTCGCTACAACCCTAAAGGTAAGGTGACCCTTGGGGTGCGCCGCGTAGCAGGGCAAGTGCGGATCGATGTGTGGGATAACGGAATTGGCATTGAAGAAGATAAACAGCAGGAAATTTTCGAAGAGTTTAACCGCGGCAGCCAAGTACGATCGGATCAAGGTTTGGGTTTGGGGTTGGCGATTTCCAAAGGGATTGCTCATGTGCTGGGGCACCAGATTTCGATGCGTTCTTGGCCGGGGCTAGGCAGTGTTTTCTCGCTGACGTTAGAACGTGCCGAGCCCAATCAACAGCCAGTCAGTCTCGTGACGCCTGTCGCCGATACGAAAACCGAGCTGCAGCATCTGCGTGTCCTGTGCGTGGATAATGAATCGGATATTCTGATTGGCATGCGCGATCTGCTTGAACGCTGGGGTTGCGAAGTGAAAACCGCCACCGATATTCATGGCAGCTTGAAAGCACTTGAGCCGCAGTGGATACCGGATGTGATTTTATCTGATTACCGTTTGGATAATGGTCGTACGGGGTTGGAAGTCTTGCAGCAGTGCCGCTTGCGCCTAGGTGACTGTTTTACAGGGGTGATTATCAGTGCTGATCGTAGCCCAGATATTTTGGAAGGGATTGAATCGAACGGTTTTCGTTTTATGGCTAAGCCCATCAAACCGCTAAAGCTGCGTGCGCTACTCAACGGTATTTCGTAA
- the gppA gene encoding guanosine-5'-triphosphate,3'-diphosphate diphosphatase, whose product MSQAVSSPLYAAIDLGSNSFHMLVVRHIDGSVQTMAKIKRKVRLAAGLDEHNALSLEAMQRGWDCLSLFAERLQDIPAENIRIVGTATLRTAINACEFIAKANQILGHPIDVISGEEEAATIYKGVAHTSGGLGRRLVVDIGGASTEMIIGEGFETKALTSLKMGCVTWLERHFKDRQLTATNFNNAILAAKEMLDPILAQYTELGWNVCVGASGTVQALQEIMLAQGMDEVITLAKLKRLQKQAMLADHLEELDIEGLTLERALVFPSGLSILIAIFESLNIEAMTLAGGALREGLVYEMVQDLRQDDIRARTIHCVQTRYQLDNAYAEQVAALASKLLAQCGDEAWISEPQAKMLLRTAAKLHEIGLTIDYKKGGEHSAYLLQNLDLPGYTRAQKHYLGEIVRRYREQLTSLPEQYALSGTSGKRVLRLLRLAVLLSHRRNPALEPDVELSADGDKLTLTIDETWLTQNPLTRAELELEANRQTDIGWPLTIEFR is encoded by the coding sequence ATGAGCCAAGCCGTTTCTTCACCGCTGTACGCTGCGATTGATCTAGGTTCCAACAGCTTCCACATGTTGGTCGTGCGTCATATCGATGGCAGTGTGCAGACTATGGCAAAAATCAAACGTAAGGTGCGTCTAGCCGCAGGCCTAGACGAACATAACGCCTTGAGCTTAGAAGCGATGCAAAGGGGTTGGGACTGTCTCAGCCTTTTTGCCGAGCGACTGCAAGATATCCCAGCCGAGAATATCCGCATAGTAGGTACCGCCACACTGCGTACTGCCATCAATGCTTGCGAATTTATCGCCAAAGCCAACCAGATTTTAGGTCACCCGATCGACGTAATTTCCGGTGAAGAAGAAGCCGCCACTATCTATAAAGGTGTCGCACATACTTCTGGTGGATTAGGGCGCCGTTTGGTGGTGGATATTGGTGGCGCTAGCACTGAAATGATTATTGGTGAGGGTTTTGAAACGAAAGCGCTCACTAGTTTGAAAATGGGGTGCGTGACTTGGTTGGAACGTCATTTCAAGGACCGTCAACTCACCGCCACTAACTTTAATAATGCGATTCTGGCTGCCAAAGAGATGCTTGACCCCATTCTGGCTCAATACACTGAGCTTGGGTGGAATGTGTGCGTCGGCGCCAGTGGCACAGTGCAAGCTTTACAAGAAATCATGCTCGCGCAGGGCATGGATGAAGTGATCACACTCGCCAAACTCAAGCGTTTACAGAAACAGGCTATGTTGGCCGATCATCTGGAAGAGTTGGATATCGAGGGCTTAACCCTTGAGCGTGCCTTAGTCTTTCCAAGCGGGCTTTCCATTCTTATCGCGATTTTTGAATCACTGAATATCGAAGCGATGACGCTCGCCGGTGGCGCACTGCGCGAAGGACTCGTTTACGAAATGGTTCAAGACTTACGCCAAGATGATATTCGGGCGCGTACCATTCACTGTGTACAAACTCGTTATCAGCTCGATAATGCTTATGCTGAGCAAGTGGCAGCTCTCGCCAGTAAACTATTGGCACAATGTGGCGATGAAGCGTGGATTAGCGAACCACAAGCTAAAATGCTGCTGCGAACAGCGGCTAAACTGCACGAAATCGGTCTCACCATTGATTATAAAAAAGGGGGAGAACACAGTGCTTATTTGCTGCAAAACCTCGATCTTCCCGGCTATACACGCGCACAAAAGCACTATTTAGGTGAAATTGTACGTCGCTATCGCGAGCAATTGACTTCGTTACCGGAGCAATACGCGCTTTCAGGTACTAGCGGTAAACGTGTACTGCGTCTGCTACGCCTTGCGGTGTTACTCAGCCATCGACGTAATCCTGCACTAGAGCCGGATGTCGAACTAAGTGCCGACGGAGATAAGCTGACCCTAACCATCGATGAGACATGGTTGACGCAAAACCCACTGACACGTGCAGAACTTGAGCTGGAGGCTAACCGTCAAACCGATATTGGCTGGCCTCTCACCATTGAGTTCCGTTAA